From Cannabis sativa cultivar Pink pepper isolate KNU-18-1 chromosome 8, ASM2916894v1, whole genome shotgun sequence, a single genomic window includes:
- the LOC115698670 gene encoding A-agglutinin anchorage subunit isoform X7: MTRFSDYFLKMKETQDLRPRFAYLGSTRGTRTANERSGWSGSSQANYEGGVALKGDNVSVAPSSSYLTPNAKGETVNHQPSFNSDSLNTDSRGQSIGTGDGISHTLEPTPAQQPAWSGTSALHLSMADVVRLGRPSSKHSHVPFESTSYTHQDAATTNLDHYYEKPSQASTKTQTELHHDLHPQNSSNVMINNSRTTGSQNAFLEEQSTAPSLLSKLDSSAVPDSDKYFTQSNLYGNESELSRSSGLENILASEEHDADLNSDDIVSANASSRQKDVESSAGVSHSELTEIGSSSKSSSDALADNDVAKFQHLSLGKEDSENNLILPSHLKAFSADCSHLSFGTFKSGKCSSSTGLLPSNELNGDLQEASTMLDGLPAGHLETKDTEYNANDSIGSLYNKHREIADVISCDLQSELTKRDVSRATHGSETEFIYPSLKDYNAIKQSTRGSETEFIYPSLKDYNAIKQSTPELSLGVNANARNISQTMPKSTLDDLVQQLQLLQAPDNLQGQFHATQSLPSRHSNVVPSIGNPNIPFSEYRNPLSNTIPSSVLSSVLPQQRVPNYLPVEQPSNNLMGYSGLPQSYSSHLPSTFRSAYGGGDEFQQSLADLKYSLPDYGASGNRFPAGAPPDAYGAYGVSNNDPGHYIQSSSASPMMANNNYGDVFHPRFKDGNHFTALQQNTSPSTLNYGPGSRMPSAVQESAYYNSSLGQNQQYPRYRQVPQQQPSHQYGSLEYSDLYRSQAGMTREHQQRNFGSLSNDTSDLKSEQLKQLYRLQQFWQQNRR, from the exons ATGACACGGTTCAGCGATTACTTTCTCAAG atgAAGGAGACACAAGATTTAAGGCCACGATTTGCGTATTTAGGTTCAACTCGTGGTACTAGAACTGCTAACGAACGTAGCGGATGGAGTGGATCATCACAAGCCAATTATGAGG GTGGTGTTGCACTCAAAGGAGATAATGTGTCAGTTGCTCCATCATCGTCTTATTTGACTCCTAATGCGAAAGGAGAAACTGTAAACCATCAACCTTCATTTAACAG TGATTCTTTAAATACTGATAGTAGAGGACAGTCAATAGGAACAGGTGATGGCATCTCCCACACTCTGGAACCCACTCCTGCACAACAGCCTGCGTGGTCAGGGACAAGTGCTCTACATCTTTCTATGGCTGATGTTGTCAGACTGGGTAGACCTTCCTCAAAACATTCACATGTTCCATTTGAGAGTACCTCTTACACACATCAGGATGCAGCTACAACAAACTTAGATCATTACTATGAAAAACCCTCCCAAGCGTCAACAAAAACCCAAACAGAATTGCACCATGATCTGCATCCTCAAAATTCTTCGAATGTTATGATCAACAATTCACGCACTACTGGTAGCCAGAATGCTTTTCTAGAAGAACAATCAACAGCTCCTAGTTTGTTATCAAAATTAGATTCGTCTGCTGTCCCAGATTCTGACAAGTATTTTACTCAATCCAACTTATATGGTAATGAGTCTGAACTATCTAGGAGCAGTGGCTTAGAAAATATCCTAGCATCAGAGGAACATGATGCTGATCTCAATTCAGACGACATTGTGTCTGCTAACGCTTCCAGTAGGCAGAAAGATGTTGAGTCTTCTGCTGGAGTTTCTCATTCTGAATTGACAGAAATAGGCAGCAGTTCAAAGTCATCATCTGATGCTTTGGCTGATAATGATGTTGCGAAGTTTCAACACCTCAGTTTAGGAAAGGAGGACTCAGAAAATAATTTGATCCTCCCCAGTCATTTGAAAGCGTTCTCGGCTGATTGCTCACATTTGAGTTTTGGTACATTTAAATCAGGAAAATGTTCTTCATCGACTGGGTTATTACCATCTAATGAGTTAAATGGTGATCTCCAAGAAGCCTCTACAATGTTGGATGGTTTACCCGCTGGTCACTTAGAGACAAA GGATACAGAATATAATGCTAATGACTCAATTGGATCCTTGTATAATAAGCATAGAGAAATTGCAGATGTTATAAGTTGTGATTTACAGTCAGAACTGACGAAGCGAGATGTCTCTAGAGCAACCCATGGAAGTGAAACTGAATTCATCTACCCTTCTTTGAAAGATTACAATGCCATTAAACAATCAACCCGTGGAAGTGAAACTGAATTCATCTACCCTTCTTTGAAAGATTACAATGCCATTAAACAATCAACTCCTGAGTTGTCTCTTGGAGTTAATGCAAATGCTAGAAATATTTCT caGACAATGCCGAAAAGCACACTAGATGACCTAGTGCAACAGTTGCAATTATTACAAGCTCCTGATAATCTCCAAGGGCAGTTCCATGCAACACAATCTTTACCTTCCAGGCACAGCAATGTAGTCCCATCCATAGGCAATCCAAACATCCCCTTTTCAGAG TATAGGAATCCACTGAGCAACACCATTCCATCATCTGTGCTATCTTCTGTACTACCTCAACAACGGGTGCCAAATTACCTTCCCGTGGAACAACCCTCCAACAACTTAATGGGCTATTCTGGCTTACCTCAGAGTTATTCGTCGCATTTGCCTTCAACTTTCCGATCTGCATACGGAGGTGGTGATGAGTTCCAGCAATCTCTGGCTGATCTGAAGTACAGCCTTCCAGATTATGGAGCATCAGGGAACAGATTTCCTGCAGGTGCTCCTCCTGACGCCTATGGAGCTTACGGGGTGTCTAACAATGATCCTGGACACTatatacaatcttcatctgcatCTCCTATGATGGCTAATAACAACTATGGTGATGTTTTTCACCCTCGATTCAAGGATGGAAATCATTTCACTGCTCTTCAACAG AATACCAGCCCTTCTACATTGAATTATGGTCCTGGCTCAAGAATGCCATCTGCTGTTCAAGAAAGTGCTTACTACAACAGCTCACTAGGACAGAACCAGCAATATCCCAGATATCGACAGGTACCGCAGCAGCAGCCCTCACATCAATACGGGTCTTTAGAATACTCTGACCTCTATCGTTCGCAAGCAGGAATGACCCGTGAACATCAGCAGCGCAACTTTGGCAGTTTGAGCAATGACACTTCGGATCTTAAGTCTGAGCAATTGAAACAATTATACCGATTGCAGCAATTTTGGCAGCAAAACCGCCGCTGA
- the LOC115698670 gene encoding A-agglutinin anchorage subunit isoform X8, translating into MTRFSDYFLKMKETQDLRPRFAYLGSTRGTRTANERSGWSGSSQANYEGGVALKGDNVSVAPSSSYLTPNAKGETVNHQPSFNSDSLNTDSRGQSIGTGDGISHTLEPTPAQQPAWSGTSALHLSMADVVRLGRPSSKHSHVPFESTSYTHQDAATTNLDHYYEKPSQASTKTQTELHHDLHPQNSSNVMINNSRTTGSQNAFLEEQSTAPSLLSKLDSSAVPDSDKYFTQSNLYGNESELSRSSGLENILASEEHDADLNSDDIVSANASSRQKDVESSAGVSHSELTEIGSSSKSSSDALADNDVAKFQHLSLGKEDSENNLILPSHLKAFSADCSHLSFGTFKSGKCSSSTGLLPSNELNGDLQEASTMLDGLPAGHLETKDTEYNANDSIGSLYNKHREIADVISCDLQSELTKRDVSRATHGSETEFIYPSLKDYNAIKQSTRGSETEFIYPSLKDYNAIKQSTPELSLGVNANARNISTMPKSTLDDLVQQLQLLQAPDNLQGQFHATQSLPSRHSNVVPSIGNPNIPFSEYRNPLSNTIPSSVLSSVLPQQRVPNYLPVEQPSNNLMGYSGLPQSYSSHLPSTFRSAYGGGDEFQQSLADLKYSLPDYGASGNRFPAGAPPDAYGAYGVSNNDPGHYIQSSSASPMMANNNYGDVFHPRFKDGNHFTALQQNTSPSTLNYGPGSRMPSAVQESAYYNSSLGQNQQYPRYRQVPQQQPSHQYGSLEYSDLYRSQAGMTREHQQRNFGSLSNDTSDLKSEQLKQLYRLQQFWQQNRR; encoded by the exons ATGACACGGTTCAGCGATTACTTTCTCAAG atgAAGGAGACACAAGATTTAAGGCCACGATTTGCGTATTTAGGTTCAACTCGTGGTACTAGAACTGCTAACGAACGTAGCGGATGGAGTGGATCATCACAAGCCAATTATGAGG GTGGTGTTGCACTCAAAGGAGATAATGTGTCAGTTGCTCCATCATCGTCTTATTTGACTCCTAATGCGAAAGGAGAAACTGTAAACCATCAACCTTCATTTAACAG TGATTCTTTAAATACTGATAGTAGAGGACAGTCAATAGGAACAGGTGATGGCATCTCCCACACTCTGGAACCCACTCCTGCACAACAGCCTGCGTGGTCAGGGACAAGTGCTCTACATCTTTCTATGGCTGATGTTGTCAGACTGGGTAGACCTTCCTCAAAACATTCACATGTTCCATTTGAGAGTACCTCTTACACACATCAGGATGCAGCTACAACAAACTTAGATCATTACTATGAAAAACCCTCCCAAGCGTCAACAAAAACCCAAACAGAATTGCACCATGATCTGCATCCTCAAAATTCTTCGAATGTTATGATCAACAATTCACGCACTACTGGTAGCCAGAATGCTTTTCTAGAAGAACAATCAACAGCTCCTAGTTTGTTATCAAAATTAGATTCGTCTGCTGTCCCAGATTCTGACAAGTATTTTACTCAATCCAACTTATATGGTAATGAGTCTGAACTATCTAGGAGCAGTGGCTTAGAAAATATCCTAGCATCAGAGGAACATGATGCTGATCTCAATTCAGACGACATTGTGTCTGCTAACGCTTCCAGTAGGCAGAAAGATGTTGAGTCTTCTGCTGGAGTTTCTCATTCTGAATTGACAGAAATAGGCAGCAGTTCAAAGTCATCATCTGATGCTTTGGCTGATAATGATGTTGCGAAGTTTCAACACCTCAGTTTAGGAAAGGAGGACTCAGAAAATAATTTGATCCTCCCCAGTCATTTGAAAGCGTTCTCGGCTGATTGCTCACATTTGAGTTTTGGTACATTTAAATCAGGAAAATGTTCTTCATCGACTGGGTTATTACCATCTAATGAGTTAAATGGTGATCTCCAAGAAGCCTCTACAATGTTGGATGGTTTACCCGCTGGTCACTTAGAGACAAA GGATACAGAATATAATGCTAATGACTCAATTGGATCCTTGTATAATAAGCATAGAGAAATTGCAGATGTTATAAGTTGTGATTTACAGTCAGAACTGACGAAGCGAGATGTCTCTAGAGCAACCCATGGAAGTGAAACTGAATTCATCTACCCTTCTTTGAAAGATTACAATGCCATTAAACAATCAACCCGTGGAAGTGAAACTGAATTCATCTACCCTTCTTTGAAAGATTACAATGCCATTAAACAATCAACTCCTGAGTTGTCTCTTGGAGTTAATGCAAATGCTAGAAATATTTCT ACAATGCCGAAAAGCACACTAGATGACCTAGTGCAACAGTTGCAATTATTACAAGCTCCTGATAATCTCCAAGGGCAGTTCCATGCAACACAATCTTTACCTTCCAGGCACAGCAATGTAGTCCCATCCATAGGCAATCCAAACATCCCCTTTTCAGAG TATAGGAATCCACTGAGCAACACCATTCCATCATCTGTGCTATCTTCTGTACTACCTCAACAACGGGTGCCAAATTACCTTCCCGTGGAACAACCCTCCAACAACTTAATGGGCTATTCTGGCTTACCTCAGAGTTATTCGTCGCATTTGCCTTCAACTTTCCGATCTGCATACGGAGGTGGTGATGAGTTCCAGCAATCTCTGGCTGATCTGAAGTACAGCCTTCCAGATTATGGAGCATCAGGGAACAGATTTCCTGCAGGTGCTCCTCCTGACGCCTATGGAGCTTACGGGGTGTCTAACAATGATCCTGGACACTatatacaatcttcatctgcatCTCCTATGATGGCTAATAACAACTATGGTGATGTTTTTCACCCTCGATTCAAGGATGGAAATCATTTCACTGCTCTTCAACAG AATACCAGCCCTTCTACATTGAATTATGGTCCTGGCTCAAGAATGCCATCTGCTGTTCAAGAAAGTGCTTACTACAACAGCTCACTAGGACAGAACCAGCAATATCCCAGATATCGACAGGTACCGCAGCAGCAGCCCTCACATCAATACGGGTCTTTAGAATACTCTGACCTCTATCGTTCGCAAGCAGGAATGACCCGTGAACATCAGCAGCGCAACTTTGGCAGTTTGAGCAATGACACTTCGGATCTTAAGTCTGAGCAATTGAAACAATTATACCGATTGCAGCAATTTTGGCAGCAAAACCGCCGCTGA
- the LOC115698670 gene encoding A-agglutinin anchorage subunit isoform X5 gives MTRFSDYFLKMKETQDLRPRFAYLGSTRGTRTANERSGWSGSSQANYEEGGVALKGDNVSVAPSSSYLTPNAKGETVNHQPSFNSDSLNTDSRGQSIGTGDGISHTLEPTPAQQPAWSGTSALHLSMADVVRLGRPSSKHSHVPFESTSYTHQDAATTNLDHYYEKPSQASTKTQTELHHDLHPQNSSNVMINNSRTTGSQNAFLEEQSTAPSLLSKLDSSAVPDSDKYFTQSNLYGNESELSRSSGLENILASEEHDADLNSDDIVSANASSRQKDVESSAGVSHSELTEIGSSSKSSSDALADNDVAKFQHLSLGKEDSENNLILPSHLKAFSADCSHLSFGTFKSGKCSSSTGLLPSNELNGDLQEASTMLDGLPAGHLETKDTEYNANDSIGSLYNKHREIADVISCDLQSELTKRDVSRATHGSETEFIYPSLKDYNAIKQSTRGSETEFIYPSLKDYNAIKQSTPELSLGVNANARNISQTMPKSTLDDLVQQLQLLQAPDNLQGQFHATQSLPSRHSNVVPSIGNPNIPFSEYRNPLSNTIPSSVLSSVLPQQRVPNYLPVEQPSNNLMGYSGLPQSYSSHLPSTFRSAYGGGDEFQQSLADLKYSLPDYGASGNRFPAGAPPDAYGAYGVSNNDPGHYIQSSSASPMMANNNYGDVFHPRFKDGNHFTALQQNTSPSTLNYGPGSRMPSAVQESAYYNSSLGQNQQYPRYRQVPQQQPSHQYGSLEYSDLYRSQAGMTREHQQRNFGSLSNDTSDLKSEQLKQLYRLQQFWQQNRR, from the exons ATGACACGGTTCAGCGATTACTTTCTCAAG atgAAGGAGACACAAGATTTAAGGCCACGATTTGCGTATTTAGGTTCAACTCGTGGTACTAGAACTGCTAACGAACGTAGCGGATGGAGTGGATCATCACAAGCCAATTATGAGG AAGGTGGTGTTGCACTCAAAGGAGATAATGTGTCAGTTGCTCCATCATCGTCTTATTTGACTCCTAATGCGAAAGGAGAAACTGTAAACCATCAACCTTCATTTAACAG TGATTCTTTAAATACTGATAGTAGAGGACAGTCAATAGGAACAGGTGATGGCATCTCCCACACTCTGGAACCCACTCCTGCACAACAGCCTGCGTGGTCAGGGACAAGTGCTCTACATCTTTCTATGGCTGATGTTGTCAGACTGGGTAGACCTTCCTCAAAACATTCACATGTTCCATTTGAGAGTACCTCTTACACACATCAGGATGCAGCTACAACAAACTTAGATCATTACTATGAAAAACCCTCCCAAGCGTCAACAAAAACCCAAACAGAATTGCACCATGATCTGCATCCTCAAAATTCTTCGAATGTTATGATCAACAATTCACGCACTACTGGTAGCCAGAATGCTTTTCTAGAAGAACAATCAACAGCTCCTAGTTTGTTATCAAAATTAGATTCGTCTGCTGTCCCAGATTCTGACAAGTATTTTACTCAATCCAACTTATATGGTAATGAGTCTGAACTATCTAGGAGCAGTGGCTTAGAAAATATCCTAGCATCAGAGGAACATGATGCTGATCTCAATTCAGACGACATTGTGTCTGCTAACGCTTCCAGTAGGCAGAAAGATGTTGAGTCTTCTGCTGGAGTTTCTCATTCTGAATTGACAGAAATAGGCAGCAGTTCAAAGTCATCATCTGATGCTTTGGCTGATAATGATGTTGCGAAGTTTCAACACCTCAGTTTAGGAAAGGAGGACTCAGAAAATAATTTGATCCTCCCCAGTCATTTGAAAGCGTTCTCGGCTGATTGCTCACATTTGAGTTTTGGTACATTTAAATCAGGAAAATGTTCTTCATCGACTGGGTTATTACCATCTAATGAGTTAAATGGTGATCTCCAAGAAGCCTCTACAATGTTGGATGGTTTACCCGCTGGTCACTTAGAGACAAA GGATACAGAATATAATGCTAATGACTCAATTGGATCCTTGTATAATAAGCATAGAGAAATTGCAGATGTTATAAGTTGTGATTTACAGTCAGAACTGACGAAGCGAGATGTCTCTAGAGCAACCCATGGAAGTGAAACTGAATTCATCTACCCTTCTTTGAAAGATTACAATGCCATTAAACAATCAACCCGTGGAAGTGAAACTGAATTCATCTACCCTTCTTTGAAAGATTACAATGCCATTAAACAATCAACTCCTGAGTTGTCTCTTGGAGTTAATGCAAATGCTAGAAATATTTCT caGACAATGCCGAAAAGCACACTAGATGACCTAGTGCAACAGTTGCAATTATTACAAGCTCCTGATAATCTCCAAGGGCAGTTCCATGCAACACAATCTTTACCTTCCAGGCACAGCAATGTAGTCCCATCCATAGGCAATCCAAACATCCCCTTTTCAGAG TATAGGAATCCACTGAGCAACACCATTCCATCATCTGTGCTATCTTCTGTACTACCTCAACAACGGGTGCCAAATTACCTTCCCGTGGAACAACCCTCCAACAACTTAATGGGCTATTCTGGCTTACCTCAGAGTTATTCGTCGCATTTGCCTTCAACTTTCCGATCTGCATACGGAGGTGGTGATGAGTTCCAGCAATCTCTGGCTGATCTGAAGTACAGCCTTCCAGATTATGGAGCATCAGGGAACAGATTTCCTGCAGGTGCTCCTCCTGACGCCTATGGAGCTTACGGGGTGTCTAACAATGATCCTGGACACTatatacaatcttcatctgcatCTCCTATGATGGCTAATAACAACTATGGTGATGTTTTTCACCCTCGATTCAAGGATGGAAATCATTTCACTGCTCTTCAACAG AATACCAGCCCTTCTACATTGAATTATGGTCCTGGCTCAAGAATGCCATCTGCTGTTCAAGAAAGTGCTTACTACAACAGCTCACTAGGACAGAACCAGCAATATCCCAGATATCGACAGGTACCGCAGCAGCAGCCCTCACATCAATACGGGTCTTTAGAATACTCTGACCTCTATCGTTCGCAAGCAGGAATGACCCGTGAACATCAGCAGCGCAACTTTGGCAGTTTGAGCAATGACACTTCGGATCTTAAGTCTGAGCAATTGAAACAATTATACCGATTGCAGCAATTTTGGCAGCAAAACCGCCGCTGA
- the LOC115698670 gene encoding A-agglutinin anchorage subunit isoform X6, which translates to MTRFSDYFLKMKETQDLRPRFAYLGSTRGTRTANERSGWSGSSQANYEEGGVALKGDNVSVAPSSSYLTPNAKGETVNHQPSFNSDSLNTDSRGQSIGTGDGISHTLEPTPAQQPAWSGTSALHLSMADVVRLGRPSSKHSHVPFESTSYTHQDAATTNLDHYYEKPSQASTKTQTELHHDLHPQNSSNVMINNSRTTGSQNAFLEEQSTAPSLLSKLDSSAVPDSDKYFTQSNLYGNESELSRSSGLENILASEEHDADLNSDDIVSANASSRQKDVESSAGVSHSELTEIGSSSKSSSDALADNDVAKFQHLSLGKEDSENNLILPSHLKAFSADCSHLSFGTFKSGKCSSSTGLLPSNELNGDLQEASTMLDGLPAGHLETKDTEYNANDSIGSLYNKHREIADVISCDLQSELTKRDVSRATHGSETEFIYPSLKDYNAIKQSTRGSETEFIYPSLKDYNAIKQSTPELSLGVNANARNISTMPKSTLDDLVQQLQLLQAPDNLQGQFHATQSLPSRHSNVVPSIGNPNIPFSEYRNPLSNTIPSSVLSSVLPQQRVPNYLPVEQPSNNLMGYSGLPQSYSSHLPSTFRSAYGGGDEFQQSLADLKYSLPDYGASGNRFPAGAPPDAYGAYGVSNNDPGHYIQSSSASPMMANNNYGDVFHPRFKDGNHFTALQQNTSPSTLNYGPGSRMPSAVQESAYYNSSLGQNQQYPRYRQVPQQQPSHQYGSLEYSDLYRSQAGMTREHQQRNFGSLSNDTSDLKSEQLKQLYRLQQFWQQNRR; encoded by the exons ATGACACGGTTCAGCGATTACTTTCTCAAG atgAAGGAGACACAAGATTTAAGGCCACGATTTGCGTATTTAGGTTCAACTCGTGGTACTAGAACTGCTAACGAACGTAGCGGATGGAGTGGATCATCACAAGCCAATTATGAGG AAGGTGGTGTTGCACTCAAAGGAGATAATGTGTCAGTTGCTCCATCATCGTCTTATTTGACTCCTAATGCGAAAGGAGAAACTGTAAACCATCAACCTTCATTTAACAG TGATTCTTTAAATACTGATAGTAGAGGACAGTCAATAGGAACAGGTGATGGCATCTCCCACACTCTGGAACCCACTCCTGCACAACAGCCTGCGTGGTCAGGGACAAGTGCTCTACATCTTTCTATGGCTGATGTTGTCAGACTGGGTAGACCTTCCTCAAAACATTCACATGTTCCATTTGAGAGTACCTCTTACACACATCAGGATGCAGCTACAACAAACTTAGATCATTACTATGAAAAACCCTCCCAAGCGTCAACAAAAACCCAAACAGAATTGCACCATGATCTGCATCCTCAAAATTCTTCGAATGTTATGATCAACAATTCACGCACTACTGGTAGCCAGAATGCTTTTCTAGAAGAACAATCAACAGCTCCTAGTTTGTTATCAAAATTAGATTCGTCTGCTGTCCCAGATTCTGACAAGTATTTTACTCAATCCAACTTATATGGTAATGAGTCTGAACTATCTAGGAGCAGTGGCTTAGAAAATATCCTAGCATCAGAGGAACATGATGCTGATCTCAATTCAGACGACATTGTGTCTGCTAACGCTTCCAGTAGGCAGAAAGATGTTGAGTCTTCTGCTGGAGTTTCTCATTCTGAATTGACAGAAATAGGCAGCAGTTCAAAGTCATCATCTGATGCTTTGGCTGATAATGATGTTGCGAAGTTTCAACACCTCAGTTTAGGAAAGGAGGACTCAGAAAATAATTTGATCCTCCCCAGTCATTTGAAAGCGTTCTCGGCTGATTGCTCACATTTGAGTTTTGGTACATTTAAATCAGGAAAATGTTCTTCATCGACTGGGTTATTACCATCTAATGAGTTAAATGGTGATCTCCAAGAAGCCTCTACAATGTTGGATGGTTTACCCGCTGGTCACTTAGAGACAAA GGATACAGAATATAATGCTAATGACTCAATTGGATCCTTGTATAATAAGCATAGAGAAATTGCAGATGTTATAAGTTGTGATTTACAGTCAGAACTGACGAAGCGAGATGTCTCTAGAGCAACCCATGGAAGTGAAACTGAATTCATCTACCCTTCTTTGAAAGATTACAATGCCATTAAACAATCAACCCGTGGAAGTGAAACTGAATTCATCTACCCTTCTTTGAAAGATTACAATGCCATTAAACAATCAACTCCTGAGTTGTCTCTTGGAGTTAATGCAAATGCTAGAAATATTTCT ACAATGCCGAAAAGCACACTAGATGACCTAGTGCAACAGTTGCAATTATTACAAGCTCCTGATAATCTCCAAGGGCAGTTCCATGCAACACAATCTTTACCTTCCAGGCACAGCAATGTAGTCCCATCCATAGGCAATCCAAACATCCCCTTTTCAGAG TATAGGAATCCACTGAGCAACACCATTCCATCATCTGTGCTATCTTCTGTACTACCTCAACAACGGGTGCCAAATTACCTTCCCGTGGAACAACCCTCCAACAACTTAATGGGCTATTCTGGCTTACCTCAGAGTTATTCGTCGCATTTGCCTTCAACTTTCCGATCTGCATACGGAGGTGGTGATGAGTTCCAGCAATCTCTGGCTGATCTGAAGTACAGCCTTCCAGATTATGGAGCATCAGGGAACAGATTTCCTGCAGGTGCTCCTCCTGACGCCTATGGAGCTTACGGGGTGTCTAACAATGATCCTGGACACTatatacaatcttcatctgcatCTCCTATGATGGCTAATAACAACTATGGTGATGTTTTTCACCCTCGATTCAAGGATGGAAATCATTTCACTGCTCTTCAACAG AATACCAGCCCTTCTACATTGAATTATGGTCCTGGCTCAAGAATGCCATCTGCTGTTCAAGAAAGTGCTTACTACAACAGCTCACTAGGACAGAACCAGCAATATCCCAGATATCGACAGGTACCGCAGCAGCAGCCCTCACATCAATACGGGTCTTTAGAATACTCTGACCTCTATCGTTCGCAAGCAGGAATGACCCGTGAACATCAGCAGCGCAACTTTGGCAGTTTGAGCAATGACACTTCGGATCTTAAGTCTGAGCAATTGAAACAATTATACCGATTGCAGCAATTTTGGCAGCAAAACCGCCGCTGA